In Gopherus flavomarginatus isolate rGopFla2 chromosome 1, rGopFla2.mat.asm, whole genome shotgun sequence, a single genomic region encodes these proteins:
- the LOC127049390 gene encoding olfactory receptor 52K2-like: MSESNKTDFTNPSTFILLGIPGLEAAHVWISIPFCVMYAIALLGNFTILFIVKTEPSLHVPMFYFLCMLAVIDLVMSISTLPKMLSIFWFNSREISFSACLTQMYFVHSLSGMESGVLVAMAFDRYMAICNPLGYSTTLTNSVVAKIGLAVVLRSGILTLPYPFLVRQWQYCRTNVIPHFYCHQIAVVKQACTDIRISTYYSLFDLVFMIGMDGCFIAMSYTQILRAIFHLPTKDAWLKTFGTCISHLCAISALYVTDLFSSLMLQFGHSVPRHFLVLISGVYHIVPPVLHPIIYGLRTEQIWGRLLQLFTHKET; the protein is encoded by the coding sequence ATGTCAGAATCTAACAAAaccgacttcaccaacccctccaccttcatcctactTGGCATTCCTGGCCTAGAGGcagcccatgtctggatctccattccCTTCTGTGTTATGTACGCCATAGCCTtgttggggaacttcaccatcctgttcatcgtGAAGACAGAGCCGAGCCTCCATGTGCCCAtgttctatttcctctgcatgctggctgtcatCGACCTGGTCATGTCCATATCCACCCTAccaaaaatgctgagcatcttctggttcaattccagggaaatcagtttcagtgcctgcctcacccagatgtattTTGTTCACTCCCTATCagggatggagtctggagtcctcgtggccatggcttttgatcgctacaTGGCCATCTGCAATCCTCTGGGATATTCCACGACCCTGACAAACTCTGTTGTGGCCAAGATAGGCCTGGCCGTGGTGCTGCGCAGTGGCATACTCACATTGCCCTATCCCTTCCTGGTCAGGCAGTGGCAATATTGCAGAACCAACGTCATCCCGCACTTTTATTGTCATCAGATAGCAGTGGTGAAACAGGCCTGCACTGACATCCGCATTAGTACTTACTATAGCCTGTTTGATCTTGTCTTTATGATTGGAATGGATGGATGTTTTATTGCCATGTCCTATACTCAGATCCTCCGGGCCATCTTCcacctccccacaaaggatgcctGGCTCAAAACTTTTGGGACCTGCATCTCTCATCTTTGTGCCATCTCAGCTTTGTACGTCACAGATTTATTCTCCTCCCTCATGTTACAATTTGGCCACAGTGTGCCACGGCATTTCCTCGTTCTCATTAGTGGTGTGTACCACATTGTGCCTCCTGTGCTACACCCCATCATTTACGGTCTGAGGACCGAACAGATCTGGggcaggctgctccagctctttactcataaagAGACCTAA